In one Cervus canadensis isolate Bull #8, Minnesota chromosome 22, ASM1932006v1, whole genome shotgun sequence genomic region, the following are encoded:
- the RPSA gene encoding 40S ribosomal protein SA produces MSGALDVLQMKEEDVLKFLAAGTHLGGTNLDFQMEQYIYKRKSDGIYIINLKRTWEKLLLAARAIVAIENPADVSVISSRNTGQRAVLKFAAATGATPIAGRFTPGTFTNQIQAAFREPRLLVVTDPRADHQPLTEASYVNLPTIALCNTDSPLRYVDIAIPCNNKGAHSVGLMWWMLAREVLRMRGTISREHPWEVMPDLYFYRDPEEIEKEEQAAAEKAVTKEEFQGEWTAPAPEFTATQPEVADWSEGVQVPSVPIQQFPTEDWSAQPSTEDWSAAPTAQATEWVGTTTEWS; encoded by the exons ATGTCCGGAGCCCTTGATGTCCTGCAAATGAAGGAGGAGGATGTCCTCAAATTCCTTGCAGCAGGAACCCACTTAGGTGGCACCAACCTTGACTTCCAAATGGAACAGTACATCTACAAAAGGAAAAGTGATG GTATCTACATCATAAATCTGAAGAGAACCTGGGAGAAGCTTCTGTTGGCTGCACGGGCCATTGTCGCCATTGAAAACCCGGCTGATGTCAGTGTCATATCCTCCAGGAATACCGGCCAG CGAGCTGTGCTCAAGTTTGCGGCTGCCACTGGGGCCACTCCCATCGCTGGCCGCTTCACTCCGGGAACCTTCACTAACCAGATCCAGGCCGCGTTCAGGGAGCCAAGGCTTCTGGTGGTTACCGATCCCAGGGCTGACCACCAGCCCCTCACAGAAGCCTCTTACGTTAACCTGCCCACCATTGCTCTGTGCAACACAGACTCTCCTCTGCGCTACGTGGACATCGCCATCCCATGCAACAACAAG GGAGCGCACTCAGTGGGTCTCATGTGGTGGATGCTCGCCCGGGAAGTTCTGCGCATGCGTGGCACCATCTCCCGAGAACACCCATGGGAGGTCATGCCGGATCTCTACTTCTACAGAGATCCTGAAGAG ATTGAGAAAGAAGAGCAGGCAGCAGCTGAGAAGGCTGTGACCAAGGAGGAGTTTCAGGGAGAGTGGACTGCTCCAGCCCCCGAGTTCACCGCCACTCAGCCCGAGGTGGCAGACTGGTCCGAGGGCGTGCAGGTGCCTTCCGTGCCGATTCAGCAGTTCCCCACGG AAGACTGGAGTGCTCAGCCTTCCACCGAAGACTGGTCTGCAGCTCCCACCGCCCAGGCCACTGAATGGGTAGGAACCACCACGGAGTGGTCGTAA